One genomic segment of Candidatus Melainabacteria bacterium includes these proteins:
- a CDS encoding BrnA antitoxin family protein → MSISKKRAKAIQSIKDEDINYSDIPELSESFFKSASLEMPRTKTAISFRIDSDVLEWFKSQGEKYQTKMNAVLKAFVNARK, encoded by the coding sequence ATGAGTATCTCAAAAAAAAGAGCTAAAGCAATACAATCAATTAAGGATGAAGATATAAATTATTCAGATATTCCAGAACTAAGTGAAAGTTTTTTTAAAAGTGCAAGTCTTGAAATGCCCAGAACCAAAACCGCAATATCATTTAGAATAGATAGTGATGTACTAGAATGGTTTAAGTCTCAGGGAGAAAAGTATCAAACCAAGATGAATGCTGTCTTAAAAGCATTTGTGAATGCACGTAAGTAG
- a CDS encoding family 10 glycosylhydrolase, producing MLFGYKCSLASVQASEKVGVLYSYKNEDSYKTNNIIGFEKVWELFLETFEKTYLDYQFLCNITKETKIEDVGVNVIYFPLANDIDEDEQTFLANFINSGGKLIISSGIGPVSDTLKLFLSENGIDLKQNLIAKSTLTLTYKINDSFVELPADDFYSEFSLSGSVRKVIARWRENNQLAIGSTKNIAYIGYSWGQDIDKNIDVNVLYLTIENFSIDLLTRLVKPITRDEYATILKDIVLLKEQASSVIQIAEQLGLPLPRYKLKKHYDDGLDLLHSFNSNYLFNNYKLAREYAEAAKSEFAITYSSGVPARDIEIRAIWLDRGTIVGSKNPLELRKLIKDLAAVGFNVIFFETVNAGFPIYPSKLLSQNPLIEGWDPLQVAIDAAHTAGVELHAWVWTFSVGNTRHNLLISKEVNYPGPIIEKYGRSWILSGVDGKLRVEMQPEFWVSPANKKACVFLQELFAEIVSNYDVDGLQFDYIRFPFQKKYTQVGYDFITKNSYRNEKNKLPKTEEIENKIWMEWKAMLVSDFVKDTSMKLRKVRPKLKISAAVFAFDHLTRMQLIQQDWETWLINNWIDAVYPFYYSFTKEEIKEKYERAKKNVNEKAIIVPAFNLRALSVGELAERITTAKNLGTLGIALFATEHLGPSKKDLLKRGPFREQTLFIPYNDPLQASQRLLDEFTTIVEKITFRQAQSVLADIETEKEVYFLSQGLRNDFRNYTSDKAPEIEKKLLDLQFKVKNWLGLEKYLNREQRAMYINSYLDQIKVLLNYMRTRNVN from the coding sequence TTGCTTTTTGGCTACAAGTGTAGTTTAGCAAGTGTTCAAGCTAGTGAAAAGGTTGGGGTTTTATACAGCTATAAAAATGAAGATTCATATAAGACTAACAACATTATTGGGTTTGAAAAAGTTTGGGAATTGTTTCTTGAAACATTTGAGAAAACCTATTTAGATTACCAATTTTTATGTAACATTACAAAAGAGACAAAAATTGAAGATGTTGGTGTAAACGTAATTTATTTCCCGCTTGCAAATGATATCGATGAAGATGAACAAACTTTTCTGGCTAATTTTATAAATTCTGGTGGAAAATTAATTATTTCAAGTGGTATAGGGCCTGTTTCTGATACTCTAAAACTTTTTTTGTCTGAAAATGGAATTGATTTAAAACAAAACCTAATTGCAAAAAGTACTTTAACCCTAACATACAAAATTAATGACTCATTCGTTGAATTACCAGCAGATGATTTTTATTCTGAATTTTCTTTAAGTGGCTCAGTAAGAAAAGTAATAGCCAGGTGGAGAGAAAACAATCAGCTTGCAATTGGAAGTACAAAAAATATTGCTTATATTGGTTATAGCTGGGGGCAGGATATAGATAAAAATATTGATGTCAATGTTCTTTATTTAACCATTGAAAACTTTAGTATAGATTTACTTACTAGGCTTGTGAAACCTATTACAAGAGATGAGTATGCAACAATTTTAAAAGATATTGTACTTCTTAAAGAGCAAGCTTCTTCAGTTATTCAAATAGCAGAACAACTAGGACTGCCATTACCAAGGTATAAGCTTAAAAAACACTATGATGATGGTCTTGATCTTTTACATAGTTTTAATTCTAATTACTTGTTTAATAATTACAAACTAGCAAGAGAATATGCTGAGGCTGCAAAAAGTGAATTTGCAATTACTTACTCGTCAGGTGTACCTGCAAGAGATATAGAAATTCGTGCAATATGGTTAGATCGTGGAACCATAGTTGGTTCAAAAAATCCTCTTGAACTTAGAAAATTAATTAAAGATCTTGCAGCTGTAGGTTTTAATGTTATTTTTTTCGAAACAGTTAATGCAGGATTTCCAATTTATCCTTCAAAACTTTTGTCACAAAATCCACTTATAGAGGGATGGGATCCTTTACAAGTAGCTATTGATGCTGCTCATACAGCCGGAGTTGAGTTACATGCATGGGTGTGGACATTTTCTGTAGGCAACACAAGACACAATCTTTTAATTAGTAAGGAAGTAAATTATCCAGGACCTATAATTGAAAAATATGGGAGAAGCTGGATTTTATCCGGGGTAGATGGAAAATTAAGGGTTGAAATGCAGCCAGAGTTTTGGGTAAGTCCAGCAAATAAAAAAGCTTGTGTGTTTTTACAGGAATTATTTGCCGAGATTGTTAGTAACTATGATGTAGATGGATTACAGTTTGATTATATTCGGTTCCCATTTCAAAAGAAATATACACAGGTTGGTTATGATTTTATAACTAAAAATTCATATAGAAACGAAAAAAATAAATTACCAAAAACTGAAGAAATAGAAAACAAGATTTGGATGGAGTGGAAAGCAATGCTTGTAAGTGACTTTGTAAAAGATACAAGCATGAAGCTAAGAAAAGTAAGACCTAAATTAAAAATTTCTGCTGCTGTATTTGCTTTTGATCATTTAACTAGGATGCAATTAATTCAACAAGATTGGGAAACATGGCTTATAAATAATTGGATTGATGCAGTTTATCCATTTTATTATTCATTTACAAAAGAAGAAATCAAAGAAAAATACGAACGTGCTAAAAAAAATGTCAACGAAAAAGCAATTATAGTACCAGCCTTTAATTTAAGAGCATTAAGTGTTGGTGAACTAGCAGAAAGGATTACTACTGCAAAAAATCTAGGTACGCTTGGAATTGCATTGTTTGCAACAGAGCATCTTGGTCCTTCAAAGAAAGATCTATTAAAAAGAGGTCCTTTTAGAGAACAAACTCTTTTTATACCTTATAACGATCCCTTGCAAGCATCTCAAAGGCTTTTAGATGAGTTTACAACTATTGTTGAAAAAATTACTTTTAGGCAAGCTCAGTCAGTGCTGGCAGATATTGAAACTGAGAAAGAAGTATATTTTTTAAGTCAGGGATTAAGAAATGATTTCAGGAATTACACTTCTGACAAAGCTCCTGAGATAGAAAAAAAATTGCTTGATTTACAATTTAAAGTTAAAAATTGGCTTGGTTTAGAAAAATATTTAAATAGAGAACAAAGAGCAATGTACATTAATAGCTATCTAGATCAAATAAAAGTACTTTTAAATTATATGAGAACAAGAAATGTTAATTAG
- a CDS encoding GMC family oxidoreductase encodes MTRDFDVCIIGSGAGAGPVAWTVAQSGYSIVVLEKGPYFSSKDFFKDELACCRRDVYTPLLKDEQHVIEELDDDGKWEAIPTSISGESFWNGNCVGGSSNFMSGFFHRLKPEDFHLLSSFGPIEGANVADWPISYEDLESYYTKVESQVGISGQVVSHKYLEPRSTKNFPYPPTQEHPLAKQIDHACHMLGLSPLPVPRAILPYSTLNRNGCSYSDYCGSYGCPTGAKGSSRAALLDHAVRSGHLEIRPHSKVYKLASNEQGRVIFAEYYDKASKRQKVSAKIFVVACQAIETCRLLLSSIGPRHPNGLGNNYGQVGKNLIFSGGGTGSGDLFYSDFDKEQADDLKAQRPFINRALQDWYFIEDLVPNKKIKGGVINFLFRHPNPILQAQRLKWLEQDDHEQLIWGSKLKKRLKSYFTEARHLMFEVYCDWLPNDDCFVTLDPHVKDTWGTPVARVRVGSHKHDLKIGNYLANKAKEVLYKLGAKNIVSNISGSPQPNLVVGGCRFGKDPKHSVLDKNCLAHECDNLYITDGSFMPTGGSVPYTWTIYANSFRVAENILRHL; translated from the coding sequence ATGACAAGAGATTTTGATGTATGTATTATAGGAAGTGGTGCTGGTGCTGGTCCTGTTGCATGGACAGTTGCACAAAGTGGTTATTCTATAGTAGTCCTCGAAAAGGGGCCATACTTTTCTAGTAAAGATTTTTTTAAGGATGAATTAGCTTGTTGTAGGCGGGATGTTTATACCCCACTTCTTAAAGATGAACAACATGTAATTGAAGAACTAGATGACGATGGCAAGTGGGAAGCAATTCCTACATCTATTTCAGGTGAAAGCTTTTGGAATGGAAATTGTGTAGGAGGTTCTTCAAATTTTATGAGTGGTTTTTTCCATAGACTAAAGCCTGAAGATTTTCACTTGCTATCTAGTTTTGGGCCTATTGAGGGTGCAAATGTTGCAGACTGGCCTATTTCTTATGAAGATCTGGAATCATATTACACTAAAGTAGAATCACAAGTTGGGATATCAGGTCAAGTTGTTTCTCATAAATACTTAGAACCTCGCTCAACAAAAAATTTTCCATATCCACCAACACAAGAACATCCTTTAGCTAAACAAATTGATCATGCGTGTCATATGCTTGGACTAAGTCCTCTACCAGTTCCAAGGGCTATTTTGCCTTACTCAACACTTAATAGAAATGGCTGCAGTTATTCTGATTATTGTGGCAGCTACGGATGTCCAACTGGTGCAAAAGGCTCATCTAGAGCAGCATTACTAGATCATGCAGTTAGATCCGGTCACTTAGAAATAAGACCTCATTCTAAAGTTTATAAACTAGCAAGCAATGAGCAAGGTAGAGTAATATTTGCTGAGTACTACGATAAAGCAAGCAAAAGACAAAAAGTTAGTGCAAAGATCTTTGTAGTTGCTTGTCAGGCAATTGAAACTTGTAGACTGTTGCTTTCTTCAATAGGGCCTAGACATCCAAATGGTTTAGGAAATAATTATGGTCAGGTAGGAAAAAATTTAATTTTTTCAGGTGGTGGCACTGGTAGTGGTGATTTATTTTACAGTGATTTTGATAAAGAACAAGCAGATGATTTAAAGGCTCAAAGACCTTTTATAAATAGAGCACTACAAGATTGGTATTTTATTGAAGATCTTGTGCCAAATAAAAAAATAAAAGGTGGCGTGATTAATTTTCTTTTTCGTCATCCAAATCCAATCTTACAAGCACAAAGACTAAAATGGTTAGAACAAGATGACCATGAGCAGTTGATTTGGGGATCCAAACTAAAAAAACGTTTAAAATCTTACTTTACTGAAGCAAGGCATCTTATGTTTGAAGTATATTGTGATTGGCTACCAAATGATGATTGTTTTGTTACCTTAGATCCACACGTTAAAGACACATGGGGAACACCAGTTGCTCGTGTCCGTGTTGGATCTCACAAACATGATCTTAAAATTGGGAATTATCTAGCAAACAAAGCAAAAGAGGTACTCTATAAACTTGGGGCTAAAAATATTGTTTCTAATATTAGTGGTTCACCACAACCAAATTTAGTTGTTGGTGGTTGTCGTTTTGGAAAAGATCCAAAACATTCTGTCCTTGATAAAAATTGCCTAGCACATGAGTGTGATAATTTATATATAACTGATGGTAGCTTTATGCCTACAGGAGGTAGTGTTCCTTATACATGGACGATTTATGCAAATTCATTTCGTGTAGCAGAGAACATTCTTCGTCACTTGTGA
- a CDS encoding purine-nucleoside phosphorylase, which yields MRKTKHLILKKFDNIKIIPQIAIITGSGIKLFEDKRTAFSSNIKGHEHSLKLYKIKGKYILVFSGRHHLYEGLSITDVAANIRLIYELGIKKVLITNAAGGINKKFKVGDLMLITGFIDLMQPTERGILNGITQPPYGFKTKLSSQLYLKQGIYAGVLGPTYETYSEIKLLQSLGASAVGMSTVPEIICAKSLGLDFAAISVISNVWNKNHKPSHEEVLKNVKKANKKLEKLILDILKLYCLLIFSTGGFDLVL from the coding sequence ATGAGAAAAACAAAACATTTAATTTTAAAAAAATTTGACAATATAAAAATTATCCCCCAGATTGCAATTATAACTGGCTCAGGCATAAAACTTTTTGAAGATAAAAGGACAGCTTTCAGCTCTAATATAAAAGGACACGAACATTCCCTAAAGTTATATAAAATAAAAGGCAAATATATTCTTGTTTTTTCTGGCAGGCATCATTTGTATGAAGGTTTAAGCATTACTGATGTAGCAGCAAATATAAGACTTATCTATGAACTTGGCATTAAAAAAGTTTTAATTACAAATGCAGCTGGAGGAATAAATAAAAAATTTAAAGTAGGAGATCTAATGCTAATCACAGGATTTATAGATTTAATGCAACCAACTGAAAGAGGAATTTTAAATGGAATAACACAACCACCTTATGGCTTTAAAACAAAATTGAGCTCTCAGCTCTATCTAAAACAAGGAATCTATGCAGGTGTTTTAGGTCCAACATATGAGACATATTCTGAAATTAAATTATTACAATCATTAGGAGCAAGTGCAGTTGGTATGTCAACTGTTCCAGAAATTATATGTGCAAAAAGTCTTGGATTAGACTTTGCAGCAATATCTGTAATAAGCAATGTTTGGAATAAAAATCACAAACCATCACACGAAGAAGTTTTAAAAAATGTTAAAAAAGCAAATAAGAAATTAGAAAAGCTTATTTTAGATATCCTTAAACTATACTGTCTGTTAATTTTTTCTACTGGTGGTTTTGACTTGGTTTTGTGA
- a CDS encoding phosphoglycerate kinase: MDQLTIKDIPQKELENKSILVRVDFNVPIEKKDGQILITNDLRIKASLPTIKYLINSKAKVILASHLGRPKGFDEDLKMDPIAKRLSDLLDKKVLKLNDSIGPEVEKEIKNLKPGDVCLLENIRFYKEEEKNDSEFARKLAKPFEIYVNDAFGTSHRAHASTAGVCAYLNPSLGGLLLQKEVDSLNKVLSNPIRPFTTILGGSKISGKIEVIKQLIPKVDTLLIGGAMAFTFIKTKGGEIGDSLYEENRIPLIKEIENLREEHAVALILPEDMICTELSTLHTFPIDKIPKGYKGLDIGPKTIEKFSKLISQSKTIFWNGPMGMFEDDRFLKGTKAVAEALVEATKKKSVTVVGGGDSVSALEKLKISFDAFTHVSTGGGASMEFIEGKTLPGISCLDKKVTLVK, encoded by the coding sequence ATGGACCAACTAACAATAAAAGATATTCCACAAAAAGAATTAGAAAATAAAAGTATTCTTGTACGAGTAGATTTTAATGTTCCAATAGAAAAAAAAGATGGCCAGATTCTTATTACAAATGACTTAAGAATTAAAGCTTCACTGCCAACAATAAAATACTTAATAAATTCAAAAGCAAAAGTTATACTTGCTTCACACTTAGGCAGACCAAAAGGATTTGATGAAGATCTTAAGATGGATCCAATAGCTAAAAGACTTTCAGATTTACTTGATAAAAAAGTATTAAAACTAAATGATTCAATTGGACCTGAGGTTGAAAAAGAAATTAAAAACTTAAAACCAGGTGATGTTTGTTTACTTGAAAATATTAGGTTTTATAAAGAAGAAGAAAAAAACGATTCAGAATTCGCAAGAAAATTAGCTAAACCTTTTGAAATATATGTAAACGATGCCTTTGGAACTAGTCATAGAGCACATGCAAGCACTGCGGGTGTTTGTGCTTATTTAAACCCTAGTCTTGGCGGGCTTCTTTTACAAAAAGAAGTTGACTCTTTAAATAAAGTACTTTCAAATCCAATCAGACCATTTACTACAATTCTTGGCGGAAGCAAAATCTCAGGTAAAATTGAAGTAATAAAACAATTAATCCCTAAAGTAGATACCTTATTAATTGGTGGAGCAATGGCATTTACTTTTATAAAAACAAAAGGTGGTGAAATTGGAGACTCATTATATGAAGAAAACCGCATTCCATTAATTAAAGAAATTGAAAATCTAAGAGAAGAACATGCAGTTGCTTTAATACTGCCGGAAGATATGATCTGTACTGAGCTCTCAACTCTTCACACTTTCCCAATAGACAAAATTCCAAAAGGCTATAAAGGTTTAGATATTGGTCCAAAAACAATTGAAAAGTTTTCAAAACTAATCAGCCAGTCAAAGACAATATTCTGGAATGGCCCAATGGGTATGTTTGAAGATGACAGATTTTTAAAAGGTACTAAAGCTGTTGCAGAAGCACTTGTAGAAGCTACAAAAAAGAAGTCTGTTACAGTAGTTGGCGGTGGGGATTCAGTTTCAGCACTTGAAAAATTAAAAATATCTTTTGATGCATTCACTCATGTAAGCACTGGTGGTGGTGCATCGATGGAGTTTATTGAAGGAAAAACATTGCCTGGGATTTCATGTTTGGATAAGAAGGTTACACTGGTAAAATAA
- a CDS encoding gluconate 2-dehydrogenase subunit 3 family protein, whose translation MQRVKKFNMNRRDFLIRVLALPGILSAVPLFYYLNQFKKKILDIDWLTLRVVQEHLFPSDTDSPGAKEINATSYLQFVLSDPFIEKEEKKIILSGIHQLNETAMKSHKKQFVQLTWNKREKLLGNFSETKDGEEWLSTLITYIFEALFSDPVYGGNPDSIGWKWIGYKPPYPRPPKNKRYFELKKL comes from the coding sequence ATGCAACGTGTAAAAAAATTTAATATGAACAGGCGTGATTTTCTAATCCGAGTTCTTGCATTACCTGGCATTTTATCAGCTGTGCCGTTGTTTTATTACTTAAATCAATTCAAAAAAAAGATTCTTGATATTGATTGGTTAACTTTAAGAGTAGTCCAGGAGCATTTATTTCCATCTGATACAGATTCTCCAGGAGCAAAAGAGATTAATGCAACAAGCTATTTACAATTTGTCCTTTCTGATCCGTTTATTGAAAAGGAAGAAAAAAAAATAATTCTTTCTGGTATTCATCAATTAAATGAAACAGCAATGAAAAGTCATAAAAAACAATTTGTCCAGTTAACATGGAATAAACGTGAAAAATTGCTCGGCAACTTTTCTGAAACTAAAGATGGTGAAGAATGGTTATCTACTTTAATTACTTACATCTTCGAGGCTTTGTTTAGTGATCCTGTTTATGGAGGTAATCCCGATAGCATTGGATGGAAGTGGATTGGATATAAACCACCTTACCCACGCCCTCCAAAGAACAAACGTTATTTTGAACTAAAAAAATTATGA
- the mutL gene encoding DNA mismatch repair endonuclease MutL: protein MGYIKQLPEDLIKKISAGEVIERPASVVKELIENSIDANATKIEIEIKRAGKYIKVSDNGNGIEPDDVPLLFSRHATSKLNDFNELWEINTLGFRGEALASISSVSKIICRSKHKNQECGFEITFAHGEVNKKSSSISIGTVFEIDDLFYNVPARQKFLKSETTEVNHIYDVVISEALSHSEISFSLLNNDTVLLKSSGSNDLKQVAIELLGTDLKDRLISLSTKNNFLDLNGYVSALEIFRSDRKSIFIFINKRPVKCQIISKAITSAFEGLLPGGKYPIVVLNLTFKPGFVDVNVHPTKKEVRYMQPNDVYNLVLHSIQNAVSEYYKKEYKKKAVYTLEEVAMPKEFTEAAFDFYRPQEERLETRDQRPETDELQPSKEQFEGLASMVRSLLNISNLKCNLIYSDKPIANMSKIGSKTIFEVGSIFNDNLQIVFSGEIIGEETYQKSFFNSLSDISEEIYKTVSSKEEIIQKKLINPDLEEDEQKEIQRKKPPKSLLYKIWERDNWTCVYCGKQLLDPEVVKEAIPKAKDAFVSYINNNGEKVTVHILQEHSASYDHYLPVSKLPQFNFEEENLFACCIACNRKKLNSMELNAWKPNRQNGWDKPLEIASLCFNTPGSIILPV from the coding sequence ATGGGTTACATTAAACAGCTTCCAGAAGATTTAATAAAAAAAATTTCAGCAGGTGAAGTTATTGAAAGACCTGCATCTGTTGTAAAAGAACTTATTGAAAATTCTATAGATGCAAATGCTACAAAAATAGAAATAGAAATTAAAAGAGCAGGGAAATATATTAAAGTTTCTGACAATGGAAATGGAATTGAGCCAGATGATGTCCCTTTACTTTTTTCAAGACATGCAACAAGTAAGTTAAATGATTTTAATGAACTTTGGGAAATTAATACACTAGGATTTCGTGGAGAAGCACTTGCTTCAATTAGTTCAGTAAGTAAAATTATTTGTAGATCAAAACATAAAAATCAAGAATGTGGTTTTGAAATAACTTTTGCTCACGGGGAAGTAAATAAAAAAAGCTCATCAATATCTATTGGTACTGTTTTTGAGATAGATGACTTGTTTTATAATGTTCCAGCCAGACAGAAATTTTTAAAATCAGAAACAACAGAAGTTAATCATATCTATGATGTAGTTATTTCAGAAGCTCTTTCTCATTCAGAGATTTCTTTTTCTCTTTTAAATAATGATACTGTTCTTTTAAAATCAAGCGGTTCAAATGATTTGAAACAAGTGGCTATAGAATTATTAGGTACTGATTTAAAAGACAGATTAATTTCTCTATCTACAAAGAATAATTTTTTAGATCTTAATGGTTATGTAAGCGCTTTGGAGATTTTTAGATCTGATCGTAAATCAATTTTTATTTTCATAAATAAGAGACCTGTTAAGTGTCAAATAATTTCAAAGGCTATTACAAGTGCATTTGAAGGCCTTTTGCCAGGCGGTAAATATCCAATTGTTGTTTTAAATCTTACTTTTAAACCCGGATTTGTAGATGTTAATGTACATCCTACTAAAAAAGAAGTTAGGTACATGCAGCCAAACGATGTCTATAACTTGGTTTTGCATAGTATTCAAAACGCTGTTTCAGAATATTATAAAAAAGAATATAAGAAGAAGGCAGTTTATACTTTGGAAGAGGTCGCTATGCCAAAAGAGTTTACAGAAGCAGCTTTTGACTTTTATAGACCACAAGAAGAAAGACTAGAGACCAGAGACCAGAGACCAGAGACTGATGAACTACAACCGTCAAAAGAACAATTCGAAGGTCTGGCCTCAATGGTCAGATCTCTACTTAATATATCTAACTTAAAATGCAACCTAATCTACTCAGATAAACCAATAGCCAACATGTCAAAAATTGGAAGTAAAACAATTTTTGAAGTTGGTTCGATATTCAATGATAATTTACAAATTGTTTTTAGTGGAGAAATTATTGGAGAGGAAACATATCAAAAGAGCTTTTTTAATTCTTTATCAGATATAAGTGAAGAGATTTATAAAACAGTTTCTAGTAAAGAAGAAATAATTCAAAAAAAACTTATTAATCCTGACTTAGAAGAAGATGAGCAAAAAGAGATACAAAGAAAAAAACCACCAAAGTCCCTTCTTTACAAGATTTGGGAAAGAGATAACTGGACTTGTGTTTATTGCGGGAAACAACTTTTAGATCCAGAAGTTGTAAAAGAAGCTATTCCAAAAGCAAAAGATGCCTTTGTAAGTTATATAAATAATAATGGTGAAAAAGTTACAGTTCATATTTTGCAAGAACATAGTGCATCTTACGATCATTATTTACCAGTAAGCAAATTGCCTCAGTTTAATTTTGAAGAAGAGAATTTATTTGCTTGTTGTATTGCGTGTAATAGAAAGAAATTAAATTCGATGGAATTAAATGCCTGGAAACCAAATAGGCAGAATGGCTGGGATAAACCACTTGAAATAGCAAGCTTATGTTTTAATACCCCGGGGTCAATTATTTTACCAGTGTAA